The Rothia sp. SD9660Na DNA segment GAACGGCCTTACCCACCATGAGAGAGGCCAGCTCAGTGGTCGACATGGAGGGGTCAGCGTGGCCAACTACCTTGCCGCGGCGGATGACGGTGATGTCATCAGAAATTTCACGAACTTCGCGAAGCTTGTGGGAGATGAAGAGCAGGGACTTCCCGTCTTTGCGGAGCTGGTTCATGATGCCCAGTAGCTGGTCGGTTTCAGCGGGAGTGAGCACAGCGGTGGGTTCATCAAGGATGAGGGTCTCAGCATCACGCACCAGAGCCTTGATGATTTCAACACGCTGCTGCACACCAACGGGTAGGTTTTCAACAATAGCGTCGGGATCGACTGCAAAGCCGTAGCGGTCAGAGATTTCACGAATCTTACGGCGGGTAGTCTCAAGGTCAAGGGTTCCGCCCTTGACTGATTCTGAGCCCAAGGCCACATTTTCGGCAACGGTGAAAACGGGTACCAGCATGAAGTGCTGGTGCACCATGCCTATACCTGCCGCCATAGCATCCGATGGGCCCGAAAAATCGACCGGCTGATCATCGATGAAGAGCTGACCTTCGGTGGGCTGGTAGAGACCGAAGATAACGTTCATGAGGGTGGACTTACCCGCGCCGTTTTCACCCAGCAGGCAGTGTACTGTGCCGGGGCGGACCACAAGGTCGATGCTGTCGTTCGCGGTAAAGTCACCGAAACGTTTGGTGACCTTGCGCAATTCGAGTTTCATGGGGTGGCTTTCTGTCTGAGAACCGGACGCACACTGCGACCCCGGGGGCTGCAGAGTGAAGGAGTGCTTGTGCCTAGTTTAGCGGGTTAGTCGCTTACCCTAAAGACTGTTCGTGGCTCAGGGCTATGGGCCAGAGGCTTTTACCAGACAAACGGCTCACTCCCCTCGAGTGCAAGGGGGTGAGCCGCTGTTGGGTGACTGAAAGGAGGCTTTCAGCGCCGGGAGAGACTACTTGGGTGAAGCCTCTGATTCGATGGTGATGGTACCGGCGATGATGTCTTCCTTGATCTTGTCGAGTTCAGCCTTGGTTTCGTCTGAGACTGCTGAGTCAAAGTCGTGGAAGGGTGACAGGCCAACACCGTCATTCTCAAGGGTGCCGACGTAGGGTTCAGCGGTGAAGTTACCTTCGAAGTCAGACTTGATGGTTTCGGTGACAGCTGCGTCCATCTTCTTCATGATGGAGGTCAGGATAATGTCTGAGAAGTTGGGGTTGGTTTCAACGCCGTCTGAGTCAACCCAAACAACCGATGCGGGGTTCTCAGGGTTAGTGGCGTTATACTCCTTGACGGCTTCGAGGGTACCGGAACCTACGGGGCCTGCAACGGGCAGGATGATGTCAGCGCCCTGATCCAAGAAGGTCTGGGTGTTGGTCTTGCCCTTAGCAGCGTCTTCGAAGTCACCAGTGAAGGTACCTGACTGGCTCTCTACATTCCAACCCAGGAGTTCAACGTTGGCGTCCTTCTGCTCATTATAGTAGGCAACGCCCTGAGCAAAGCCATCCATGAAGATGGTGACGGTGGGGTACTGGGCACCACCGTAGGTTGCTACCTTACCGGTCTTGGTCTGAGCAGCTGCAAGGTAGCCTGCCTGGAAGGCAGCCTGGGCGGTATCGAAGATGATGGGACGAACATTGGGCAGGTCGATGGCGTTATCGTCAACGATTGCAAAGTGTGATTCAGGGTTTGCCTCTGCGACTTCCTTAGTGGTGTCTGACAGAGCGAAGCCAACAGTAACAGTGATGTTGCAGCCCTGCTGGATCATACCGTTAACGTTAGGAGCGTAGTCGGTATCTGATGAAGACTGTGCTTCTGCCATGTCGATGCCAAGCTCAGATACGGCGTCCTGCAGGCCCTTGTAGGAGTTCTGGTTGAAGGACTTATCCTGGAAGCCACCGAAGTCAGAAACGACGCAACCCTTGTAGTCGGCTGCTTCGCCGGAAGCTGATGATGATTCTTCGGGGGCAGCGCCGCAAGCTGACAGAAGCAGGGCTGAGATGCCCAGAATGGAACCGGTGGAAGCAACGTGCTTACGTGAGAAAGCCATGAAGGTCCTTTTCGTACGGCCCTGAAAGCTGGCGGCGCATAGTGTACGCCACCTGTGTGTGAGTGGTGCTTTCAGAGAAAATTTTGCGTAACACAACACATCTTAGTGTGATTTAGCTTCCCGTTCACCTCCGATTCACCTTAAAGAACGTGAACCGCATAACAGGCCACTGCTGTTTAATCACACCGTGGAGCGTTTGAACTAATCACACAGGGCAGGAGGCTACCCCAGGCAGCGGGGGCCAGCGTCCTACCCTCGCAAAAAATTTTCTGAAAAAACTTACTGGCCAGTAACTTGCCGGACGTTAACTGCGAGGTAGCTCCGAGCGGATAGCCCGCAGCGCGGTTGCAGCCATCACCTGCACCCCGTACTCGATGGCGCGCTCGTCCGGCGCATAGTCACCCCGGTGCAGGTCGTATGTTACTCCGCCGGGTACACGGGTGCCCAAACGAATCAGGGCGCCGGGCACTTCCTGGAGCATCCAGGCAAAGTCTTCCCCGCCCATGGACTGCTCCACCAGAACCACAGAGTCCTCCCCCAGCTCCACGCGGGAGGCCGCCTCAATCATGGCCACCTCATCTTCGGTATTGACGGACGGCGGCACTCCCCGGAAATGCTCCAGTTCAACTTCTACGTTGTAGGGGGCAGCAATCTGGTCGACCACTTCATCAAGCATGGCGCCGGCCTGCTTCCAGACATCCGCATCCAGACAGCGCATGGTACCCGCCAAAAAAGCGGTAGACGGAATAGCATTGGGAGCCACCCCCGCCTCAATCTGCCCCCAGGCAACCAGCACGCCGGAGCGCACGTCCGTCTTGCGAGAAAGCACCGCCGGCACGTTAATAGCAATTTGAGAGAGCGCGTAAATAACGTCTTCGGTCAGGTGGGGGCGGGAGGTGTGCCCACCGCGGCCTTTGAGAGTGATTTTGATGGTATCGGAGGCACTGGTAATAGCACCGATGCGGGTTCCAATTTTACCCACGTCAACCTTGGGTTCGCAGTGCAGGGCAAAGGCGCGGGGCACCCCCTCAAGGATACCCTGGGCAATGACGTCCACCGCCCCGCCGGGCAACTGCTCTTCAGCGGGCTGGAAGATAATGCGGATGGTGCCGCCCAGTGGAGTTTCGCTATGTAGCCGGTGCAGGGCAATAGCTACGCCCAGCATGACGGTCTGGTGAATATCGTGGCCGCAGGCGTGCATGACGCCATCGACCTGCGATGCGTAGGGCAGGTCGGTTTCCTCCTGAATCGGCAGGGCATCAATATCGGCTCGTAGGGCTGCAGCCATCGAGCCAGAACCTACATCCACATAACAGCCGGTACCTTTCAAGTGTTTGGGGGCCAGCCCCGCTTCGGTGAGGGTACGAAAAATACGCTCGGTCGTCTTGTTCTCTAAGTAGGAAAGCTCAGGGTTCTGGTGGACGTCCCTGCGGAACTTAATGAGTTCAGGCAGGAGAGAGCGAATGCGCTGGGCAAAGATAGGGGTGCCCAGGTTCAGGGTGTGCGCGGCTG contains these protein-coding regions:
- a CDS encoding BMP family ABC transporter substrate-binding protein, whose translation is MAFSRKHVASTGSILGISALLLSACGAAPEESSSASGEAADYKGCVVSDFGGFQDKSFNQNSYKGLQDAVSELGIDMAEAQSSSDTDYAPNVNGMIQQGCNITVTVGFALSDTTKEVAEANPESHFAIVDDNAIDLPNVRPIIFDTAQAAFQAGYLAAAQTKTGKVATYGGAQYPTVTIFMDGFAQGVAYYNEQKDANVELLGWNVESQSGTFTGDFEDAAKGKTNTQTFLDQGADIILPVAGPVGSGTLEAVKEYNATNPENPASVVWVDSDGVETNPNFSDIILTSIMKKMDAAVTETIKSDFEGNFTAEPYVGTLENDGVGLSPFHDFDSAVSDETKAELDKIKEDIIAGTITIESEASPK
- a CDS encoding amidohydrolase, producing the protein MTSSTAAAHTLNLGTPIFAQRIRSLLPELIKFRRDVHQNPELSYLENKTTERIFRTLTEAGLAPKHLKGTGCYVDVGSGSMAAALRADIDALPIQEETDLPYASQVDGVMHACGHDIHQTVMLGVAIALHRLHSETPLGGTIRIIFQPAEEQLPGGAVDVIAQGILEGVPRAFALHCEPKVDVGKIGTRIGAITSASDTIKITLKGRGGHTSRPHLTEDVIYALSQIAINVPAVLSRKTDVRSGVLVAWGQIEAGVAPNAIPSTAFLAGTMRCLDADVWKQAGAMLDEVVDQIAAPYNVEVELEHFRGVPPSVNTEDEVAMIEAASRVELGEDSVVLVEQSMGGEDFAWMLQEVPGALIRLGTRVPGGVTYDLHRGDYAPDERAIEYGVQVMAATALRAIRSELPRS